The following coding sequences are from one Sphingomonadaceae bacterium OTU29LAMAA1 window:
- the purH gene encoding bifunctional phosphoribosylaminoimidazolecarboxamide formyltransferase/IMP cyclohydrolase encodes MSTITIRRALLSVSDKTGVVDLARALAAKGVELVSTGGTAKALRDAGLEVRDVSDLTGFPEMMDGRVKTLHPMVHGGLLAVRDDPEHAAAMTEHGIGAIDLVVVNLYPFEATVARGADRDTVIENIDIGGPSMVRSAAKNHAYVAIVTDPGDYAIVAAGETTLDQRKLFAAKAFAATASYDGAIARWFGTVDQAEAFPAVLPVTMTRAASLRYGENPHQSAAFYTANDGVRGIGQARQVQGKALSYNNLNDADAALELIAEFRDAEPTCVIVKHANPCGVATAATLEQAYAEAFACDTVSAFGGIIAVNRPLDAATAKAITGIFTEVVVAPDADADALALFAAKKNLRLLLTGDLPYAARAGLFAKSIAGGWLVQDRDAGTPGELTVVTKRAPTEQELADCRFAWTIAKHVKSNAIVYAKDGATAGVGAGQMNRLESARIAAWKAKDAADKAGWDTPRTIGSAVASDAFFPFADGLLAAVEAGATAVIQPGGSIRDEEVIAAADAAGLAMVFTGMRHFRH; translated from the coding sequence ATGTCGACGATCACCATCCGCCGTGCTCTCCTGTCCGTGTCCGACAAGACCGGGGTGGTCGATCTTGCCCGTGCGCTCGCCGCCAAGGGCGTGGAGCTGGTGTCCACCGGCGGGACCGCCAAGGCGCTGCGCGACGCCGGCCTGGAAGTGCGCGACGTGTCGGACCTCACCGGCTTTCCGGAGATGATGGACGGCCGCGTGAAGACGCTGCACCCGATGGTCCACGGCGGGCTGCTCGCGGTGCGCGACGATCCCGAACATGCCGCCGCGATGACCGAACACGGTATCGGCGCGATCGACCTGGTGGTGGTCAACCTCTACCCGTTCGAGGCTACCGTGGCGCGCGGCGCGGATCGCGACACGGTGATCGAGAATATCGACATCGGCGGCCCCAGCATGGTGCGCTCGGCGGCCAAGAACCATGCGTACGTGGCGATCGTCACCGACCCCGGCGATTATGCGATCGTTGCGGCGGGCGAGACGACGCTCGACCAGCGCAAGCTGTTCGCCGCCAAGGCCTTCGCCGCCACCGCCAGCTACGACGGCGCGATCGCCCGCTGGTTCGGCACCGTCGATCAGGCGGAGGCGTTCCCCGCTGTGCTGCCAGTGACGATGACCCGCGCCGCATCGCTTCGCTACGGCGAGAACCCGCACCAGTCCGCCGCCTTCTACACCGCCAACGACGGCGTCCGCGGCATCGGTCAGGCGCGACAGGTGCAGGGCAAGGCGCTCTCGTACAACAACCTGAACGACGCCGATGCCGCGCTGGAGCTGATCGCCGAGTTCCGCGATGCGGAGCCGACCTGCGTCATCGTCAAGCACGCCAACCCCTGCGGCGTCGCCACCGCCGCCACGCTCGAACAGGCCTATGCCGAGGCGTTCGCCTGCGACACCGTGTCGGCGTTCGGCGGCATCATCGCGGTCAACCGCCCGCTCGACGCGGCGACGGCCAAGGCAATCACCGGCATCTTCACCGAGGTCGTCGTCGCCCCCGACGCCGACGCCGACGCGCTGGCGCTGTTCGCCGCGAAGAAGAATTTGCGCCTGCTGCTGACCGGCGACCTACCCTATGCCGCGCGCGCGGGCCTGTTCGCCAAGTCGATCGCCGGCGGCTGGTTGGTGCAGGATCGTGACGCCGGCACGCCGGGCGAGCTGACGGTGGTGACCAAGCGCGCGCCGACGGAGCAGGAGCTGGCCGACTGCCGCTTCGCCTGGACGATCGCCAAGCACGTCAAGTCGAACGCGATCGTCTATGCCAAGGATGGTGCGACCGCAGGCGTCGGCGCGGGCCAGATGAACCGCCTCGAATCCGCGCGCATCGCCGCGTGGAAGGCGAAGGACGCTGCTGACAAGGCGGGCTGGGACACGCCGCGGACGATCGGCTCGGCGGTGGCATCGGACGCCTTCTTCCCCTTCGCCGACGGCCTGCTCGCCGCAGTCGAGGCGGGGGCGACGGCGGTCATCCAGCCCGGCGGTTCGATCCGTGACGAGGAGGTCATCGCGGCGGCGGATGCAGCGGGTCTGGCGATGGTCTTCACCGGCATGCGCCACTTCCGCCACTGA
- a CDS encoding oligosaccharide flippase family protein, whose amino-acid sequence MTDTKDIDALAKGGRTNIAGFVLRLAARIPFLFIAGRLYGPDLVGRFALAVVVVELAALVATLGLKRGLAQALSSSDQPHVCVVWDALALAFVLSIAASGVLIAFPEVMYANTQVTGLDRFLPCIIVAVAWSDVSLAALAYRHNVKAAVTARAVVEPWTISIAAWAFSFFTIKDGLVLSYVASMIAALIASMVPFLRSYGLPRGWSPNLGQLFALARANAPLAGADALEWGSRNVDRFILGVMFEPKVVGIYYMAQQVASLPQKLKTSFDPILGPVITRSLAVNDRAAIANQVRQVAFWIMAAQAGLALMGSIPAEAVMGVVGPQFVAGSAALGFLLVAEVLASTGAVCESALVYTARHRNLMISIVMLGVQIALSFALIGAMRAAGWPTTWQAAGPAVALMVSVGLTSVIKATLLGRILAAPVSPWRWPLLWAAVAATVVGGVFTMLPPRLEWLELAGGEPAISATYLFVLWKWAFGPADRALFGKMPKAEEATLPNVGSPVR is encoded by the coding sequence GTGACCGACACCAAGGACATCGACGCGCTCGCCAAGGGCGGCCGGACCAACATCGCCGGCTTCGTCCTGCGCCTCGCCGCGCGCATCCCGTTCCTGTTCATCGCCGGGCGATTGTACGGACCGGACCTCGTCGGCCGGTTTGCGCTGGCGGTCGTGGTCGTCGAGCTGGCGGCGCTGGTCGCGACGCTCGGCCTCAAGCGCGGCCTCGCGCAGGCGCTGTCGTCCTCCGATCAGCCGCATGTCTGCGTCGTATGGGACGCGCTGGCGCTCGCCTTCGTGTTGTCGATCGCAGCGAGCGGCGTGCTGATCGCGTTTCCCGAGGTCATGTACGCCAACACGCAGGTGACCGGGCTCGACCGGTTCCTGCCGTGCATCATCGTCGCGGTCGCATGGTCGGACGTCAGCCTCGCCGCGCTCGCCTATCGCCACAACGTGAAAGCCGCGGTTACCGCGCGCGCCGTCGTCGAGCCGTGGACGATATCGATCGCGGCATGGGCGTTTTCGTTCTTCACGATCAAGGACGGGCTGGTGCTGTCCTATGTCGCGTCGATGATCGCGGCGCTGATCGCCAGCATGGTGCCGTTCCTGCGCAGCTATGGCCTGCCGCGCGGATGGTCGCCCAATCTGGGCCAGTTGTTCGCGCTCGCCCGCGCCAATGCGCCGCTGGCCGGCGCGGATGCGCTGGAATGGGGCAGCCGCAACGTCGACCGCTTCATCCTTGGCGTGATGTTCGAACCCAAGGTGGTCGGCATCTATTACATGGCACAACAGGTCGCCTCGCTGCCGCAGAAACTGAAGACCAGCTTCGATCCGATTCTGGGGCCGGTCATCACCCGAAGTCTCGCCGTCAACGATCGCGCCGCGATCGCCAATCAGGTGCGGCAGGTCGCGTTCTGGATCATGGCGGCGCAGGCCGGGCTGGCGCTGATGGGATCGATACCGGCAGAGGCGGTGATGGGCGTCGTCGGGCCGCAATTCGTCGCGGGCAGCGCCGCGCTGGGGTTCCTGCTGGTCGCGGAGGTGCTCGCCTCGACCGGCGCGGTGTGCGAATCGGCGCTGGTCTACACCGCGCGGCATCGTAACCTGATGATCTCGATCGTGATGCTGGGCGTGCAGATCGCGCTGAGCTTCGCGCTGATCGGGGCGATGCGTGCGGCAGGGTGGCCGACGACCTGGCAGGCGGCGGGACCGGCGGTGGCGCTGATGGTGAGTGTCGGGCTGACGTCGGTCATCAAGGCGACGCTGCTCGGGCGCATCCTCGCCGCGCCGGTGTCGCCGTGGCGCTGGCCGCTGCTGTGGGCGGCGGTTGCGGCGACGGTCGTCGGCGGCGTCTTTACGATGCTGCCGCCGCGGCTCGAGTGGCTGGAGTTGGCCGGAGGCGAACCCGCGATCTCCGCGACCTATCTGTTCGTGCTGTGGAAATGGGCGTTCGGCCCGGCGGATCGCGCGCTGTTCGGCAAGATGCCGAAGGCGGAGGAGGCGACGTTGCCGAATGTGGGGTCACCGGTGCGGTGA
- the polA gene encoding DNA polymerase I, whose translation MPHLYLVDGSGYIFRAYHRLPPLTNKHGEPVGAVYGYTTMLWRLADEVHAAEGPTHMAVILDKSSKTFRKELYDQYKAHRPPPPEDLVPQFPMIRDATRAFSLPCIETEGLEADDIIACYAKAALAQGWLVTIVSSDKDLMQLIEPGLDLYDTMNNRRLGAEHVAEKFFGIAPTQLGDVLALMGDSVDNVPGVPGVGPKTAAKLILEHGDLESVLAAAEGMKKGKLRDNLIEHAPMARLSRELVSLRCDVALPEPLEDLELKGIPDAPLRAFLEHHGFRSLLTKLGQVADAPVAAPADVPMEEDPPCNLDDYETVQDLDALDRWITLARHQGWIAVDTETSSTDATQAELVGVSLALHPNLACYIPLGHGGTDLLAEVPVQIDIDAALARLKDLMEDPSVFKIGHNLKFDMIVLGQRGITVAPHDDTIVMSFDLDAGLHGHGMDELAATHLSHSCIAFKDVVGTGKSQRGFHEIDLKAATRYAAEDADVTYRLWKRFKARLPAEGSTRVYEMVDRPLVPVIARMEMRGIKVDREKLSALSAEFSGQIAGLETVIHGLAGAPFTIGSPKQLGDVLFEKMGIKGGRKGKSGVYSTDVTELERIAADKDSPGAEIAARVLDWRQLSKLKNTYTDALQAQINPRTGRVHTSYSLTGAQTGRLSSTEPNLQNIPIRTEVGRQIRDAFVAEPGNVILAADYSQIELRLAAHMADVPALREAFANGDDIHSLTAMELFGEVNRDTRGRAKTINFAILYGISRWGLAGRLDVGADEAQAMIDRYFERFPGINNYIAETTQTVRERGFTTTLFGRKTHFPRIKSKVQHERQGAERAAINAPIQGTCADIIKRAMVRMEPALAEAGLTNVQMLLQVHDELVFELPGGDVEAAKPVIERVMAEAAAPAVVLSVPLGIEIGTGASWGAAH comes from the coding sequence ATGCCCCATCTCTATCTCGTCGACGGCTCGGGCTATATCTTCCGCGCCTATCACCGGCTGCCGCCGCTCACCAACAAGCATGGCGAGCCGGTCGGCGCCGTCTATGGCTATACCACCATGCTGTGGCGGCTGGCGGACGAGGTTCACGCCGCAGAAGGCCCCACCCACATGGCGGTGATCCTCGACAAATCGTCGAAGACCTTCCGCAAAGAGCTGTACGACCAGTACAAGGCGCACCGACCGCCGCCGCCCGAAGACCTCGTGCCGCAATTCCCGATGATCCGCGACGCCACCCGCGCCTTTTCGCTGCCCTGCATCGAGACCGAGGGGCTGGAGGCGGACGACATCATCGCCTGCTATGCCAAGGCGGCGCTGGCGCAGGGCTGGCTGGTGACGATCGTCAGTTCCGACAAGGACCTGATGCAGCTGATCGAGCCCGGCCTCGACCTTTACGACACGATGAACAATCGCCGGCTCGGCGCGGAGCATGTCGCGGAAAAGTTCTTCGGCATTGCGCCGACGCAATTGGGCGACGTGCTGGCGCTGATGGGCGACAGCGTCGACAACGTCCCCGGGGTGCCGGGCGTCGGTCCCAAGACGGCGGCGAAGCTGATCCTTGAGCATGGCGACCTCGAATCCGTCCTCGCCGCCGCGGAGGGGATGAAGAAGGGCAAGCTGCGCGACAATCTGATCGAGCATGCACCGATGGCGCGGCTGAGCCGCGAGCTGGTGTCGCTGCGCTGCGACGTCGCGCTACCCGAACCGCTGGAAGACCTCGAACTCAAGGGCATTCCCGACGCACCGCTGCGCGCATTCCTGGAGCATCACGGCTTTCGGTCGCTGCTGACCAAGCTGGGTCAGGTCGCCGATGCGCCGGTCGCCGCGCCCGCCGACGTGCCGATGGAGGAGGACCCGCCCTGTAATCTCGACGACTATGAGACGGTGCAGGATCTCGACGCACTCGACCGGTGGATCACGCTTGCGCGGCATCAGGGCTGGATCGCGGTGGATACCGAGACCAGCTCGACCGACGCGACGCAGGCCGAGCTGGTCGGCGTCAGTCTGGCGCTGCACCCCAATCTCGCCTGCTACATCCCATTGGGGCATGGCGGCACCGACCTGCTGGCCGAGGTACCGGTTCAGATCGACATCGATGCGGCGCTGGCGCGGCTGAAGGACCTGATGGAGGACCCGTCGGTCTTCAAGATCGGCCATAACCTGAAGTTCGACATGATCGTGCTGGGCCAGCGCGGCATCACCGTCGCGCCGCACGACGATACGATCGTGATGAGCTTCGATCTCGACGCCGGGCTGCACGGGCACGGCATGGACGAACTCGCCGCGACGCATCTGTCGCACAGCTGCATCGCGTTCAAGGACGTGGTCGGCACCGGCAAGTCGCAGCGCGGCTTCCACGAAATCGATCTGAAGGCGGCGACCCGCTACGCCGCCGAGGACGCCGACGTGACATACCGCCTGTGGAAGCGGTTCAAGGCGCGGCTGCCGGCGGAGGGCTCGACGCGCGTCTACGAGATGGTCGATCGGCCGCTGGTGCCGGTGATCGCGCGGATGGAGATGCGCGGGATCAAGGTGGATCGCGAGAAGCTGTCCGCTTTGTCCGCCGAGTTCAGCGGGCAGATCGCCGGACTGGAGACGGTGATCCACGGCCTCGCCGGCGCACCGTTCACGATCGGCAGCCCCAAGCAGCTGGGCGACGTGTTGTTCGAAAAGATGGGCATCAAGGGCGGCCGCAAGGGCAAGTCCGGCGTCTATTCGACCGACGTCACCGAACTGGAGCGGATCGCCGCCGACAAGGATTCGCCCGGTGCCGAGATTGCGGCGCGGGTGCTCGACTGGCGGCAATTGTCGAAGCTGAAGAACACCTACACCGATGCGTTGCAGGCGCAGATCAACCCGCGCACCGGCCGCGTCCACACCAGCTATTCGCTCACCGGCGCGCAGACCGGGCGGCTGTCGTCGACCGAACCGAATTTGCAGAATATCCCGATCCGTACCGAGGTCGGCCGGCAGATCCGCGATGCGTTCGTCGCGGAACCGGGCAACGTCATCCTCGCGGCAGACTATTCGCAGATCGAACTGCGGCTGGCGGCGCACATGGCCGACGTGCCGGCACTGCGCGAGGCGTTCGCCAATGGCGACGACATCCACAGCCTGACCGCGATGGAGCTGTTCGGCGAGGTCAACCGCGACACCCGCGGGCGGGCGAAGACGATCAACTTCGCTATCCTCTACGGCATCAGCCGCTGGGGTCTCGCGGGGCGGCTCGACGTCGGCGCGGACGAGGCGCAGGCGATGATCGACCGCTATTTCGAACGCTTCCCCGGCATCAACAACTACATCGCGGAGACGACGCAGACGGTGCGCGAGCGCGGCTTCACCACCACGTTGTTCGGCCGCAAGACGCATTTCCCGCGGATCAAGTCCAAGGTGCAGCACGAACGCCAGGGTGCCGAACGCGCGGCGATCAACGCGCCGATCCAGGGCACCTGCGCCGACATCATCAAGCGCGCGATGGTGCGGATGGAACCCGCACTCGCGGAGGCAGGCCTCACCAACGTCCAGATGCTGTTGCAGGTGCACGACGAACTGGTGTTCGAACTGCCCGGGGGCGACGTCGAGGCGGCCAAGCCGGTGATCGAGCGGGTGATGGCAGAGGCGGCAGCACCCGCGGTGGTATTGTCGGTGCCGCTGGGGATCGAGATCGGCACCGGTGCGAGCTGGGGAGCGGCGCATTGA
- a CDS encoding class A beta-lactamase-related serine hydrolase: MVSGCGSTSRPSAGAQAPGVSAPVEVSIPIPAAAPPARKVAPAQLTSAIDAIARNFDGKFGIAIRAVDEGWTVASPGARLRLPQQSVSKLWVAMTLMDLRDQGKARLDDAVLVRPEDLTLFHQPIAMLVKGAGYQTTVGELLTRALTHSDNTANDRLLTYVGGPIAVRAMIERKQLGDIRFGPGERLLQSQTAGLNWDQSMAKGNSFELARSRLSPEVRAAALDTYVNDPPDGAAPLAIADAISRLARGELFTETSTRILLDTMGASVTGRARLRAALPAGWKIAHKTGTGQDLGQRNAGFNDVGLLTAPDGRRYAIAVMIGDSRRPIRERQQLIQSVAAAVAGYVGGGLN, encoded by the coding sequence ATGGTCTCCGGCTGCGGCTCGACCTCGCGGCCGAGCGCTGGCGCGCAGGCGCCGGGCGTGTCGGCGCCGGTGGAAGTGTCGATCCCGATCCCCGCAGCCGCGCCGCCCGCGCGCAAGGTCGCGCCGGCGCAACTGACCAGCGCGATCGACGCTATCGCGCGTAATTTCGACGGGAAGTTCGGTATCGCGATCCGTGCGGTCGACGAAGGCTGGACGGTCGCCTCGCCCGGCGCGCGGCTGCGGCTGCCGCAGCAATCGGTCAGCAAATTGTGGGTCGCGATGACGCTGATGGACCTGCGCGATCAGGGCAAGGCACGGCTGGACGACGCGGTGCTGGTACGGCCGGAGGATCTGACGCTGTTCCACCAGCCGATCGCGATGCTGGTGAAGGGGGCGGGCTATCAGACCACGGTCGGCGAATTGCTGACGCGTGCGCTGACGCATAGCGACAATACCGCCAACGACCGGCTGCTGACCTATGTCGGCGGGCCGATCGCGGTGCGGGCGATGATCGAACGCAAGCAACTGGGCGACATTCGCTTCGGCCCCGGCGAGCGCCTGCTGCAATCGCAGACCGCAGGGCTGAACTGGGACCAGTCGATGGCGAAGGGCAACAGTTTCGAGCTGGCGCGGTCGCGGCTGTCACCCGAGGTGCGGGCGGCGGCGCTGGATACCTATGTCAACGATCCGCCGGACGGTGCGGCGCCGCTGGCGATCGCCGATGCGATCTCGCGCCTCGCGCGGGGCGAATTGTTCACCGAGACGTCGACGCGGATCCTGCTCGATACGATGGGCGCGTCGGTGACCGGGCGCGCACGGCTGCGCGCGGCGTTGCCCGCGGGGTGGAAGATCGCGCACAAGACCGGCACCGGGCAGGATCTGGGCCAGCGCAACGCGGGCTTCAACGACGTCGGCCTGCTGACGGCGCCGGATGGCCGCCGCTATGCGATCGCGGTGATGATCGGCGATTCACGCCGCCCGATCCGCGAACGGCAGCAGTTGATCCAGTCGGTCGCGGCGGCGGTGGCGGGGTATGTCGGCGGCGGGCTGAACTGA
- a CDS encoding thiamine pyrophosphate-binding protein produces the protein MAAMTSDFFVDRLKAWDVTRIYGYSGDGINGVIGALQRAEKAGEGIEFIQVLHEEMAAFMATAHAKFTGEIGVCLSTGGPGATHLLTGLYDAKLDHAPVVDIAGQAETTVRGASY, from the coding sequence ATGGCGGCGATGACCAGCGACTTCTTCGTGGACCGGCTGAAAGCATGGGACGTGACCCGCATCTACGGCTATTCCGGCGACGGCATCAACGGCGTGATCGGCGCCTTGCAGCGCGCCGAAAAGGCTGGGGAGGGCATCGAGTTCATCCAGGTCCTGCACGAGGAGATGGCCGCCTTCATGGCGACCGCGCACGCCAAGTTCACCGGCGAGATCGGCGTTTGTCTGTCCACCGGAGGTCCCGGCGCAACGCATTTGCTGACCGGGCTGTATGATGCCAAACTCGACCACGCGCCCGTCGTCGACATCGCCGGCCAGGCCGAAACGACGGTGCGGGGCGCGAGCTATTAG
- a CDS encoding thiamine pyrophosphate-dependent enzyme: protein MQGADTLLMIGTGFPWAEFLPADGKVRAVQIDIDAGMLGLRYPTEVNLHGGAQETLEALLPLIERKTDRSWREDIEAGVAEWWQTLEARALAEAKPVNPQRVVWEMSPRLPSNAIVTSDSGSCCNWFARDFKVKQGQRCSLSGGLASTGAAVPYAIAAKFAYPDRPVVALVGDGAMQMNNLAEMITVQKYWQRWSDPRFIVCVFNNEDLNEVTWEQRVMEDNPRFPTTQDLPDVPYAKFAELIGLKGIFVDRPEDLGAAWDAALTSDRPVILEVKTDPEVAPLPPHLTMAQAKAFMTSMAKGDRGAGRVLADTARQLFKEVTG, encoded by the coding sequence ATGCAGGGCGCGGATACGTTGCTGATGATCGGCACCGGTTTCCCCTGGGCGGAGTTCCTGCCCGCCGACGGCAAGGTCCGCGCGGTCCAGATCGACATCGACGCCGGGATGCTCGGCCTGCGCTATCCGACCGAGGTCAATCTGCATGGCGGCGCGCAGGAGACGCTGGAAGCGCTGTTACCGTTGATCGAACGCAAGACCGACCGCAGCTGGCGCGAGGATATCGAGGCCGGTGTCGCCGAATGGTGGCAGACGCTGGAAGCACGCGCGCTGGCGGAGGCGAAACCGGTCAACCCGCAGCGCGTGGTGTGGGAGATGTCGCCGCGCCTGCCGTCGAACGCGATCGTCACGTCGGACAGCGGCTCGTGCTGCAACTGGTTCGCGCGCGATTTCAAGGTGAAGCAGGGTCAGCGCTGCTCGCTGTCGGGCGGCCTCGCCTCGACGGGGGCGGCGGTGCCCTATGCGATCGCCGCGAAGTTCGCCTATCCTGATCGTCCGGTGGTGGCGCTGGTCGGCGACGGCGCGATGCAGATGAACAACCTCGCCGAGATGATCACGGTACAGAAATACTGGCAGCGCTGGTCGGATCCACGATTCATCGTCTGCGTGTTCAATAACGAGGATCTGAACGAGGTGACGTGGGAACAGCGCGTCATGGAGGACAATCCGCGTTTTCCGACGACGCAGGACCTTCCCGATGTCCCCTATGCGAAGTTCGCCGAGCTGATCGGGCTGAAGGGCATCTTTGTCGACCGTCCGGAGGATCTGGGCGCGGCGTGGGATGCCGCGCTCACATCGGACCGTCCGGTGATCCTCGAGGTGAAGACCGACCCCGAAGTCGCCCCGCTGCCACCGCACCTGACGATGGCGCAGGCGAAGGCGTTCATGACCTCGATGGCGAAGGGCGACCGTGGCGCCGGCCGCGTGCTGGCCGACACCGCGCGCCAGCTGTTCAAGGAAGTGACCGGCTAA
- a CDS encoding DsbA family protein, with the protein MKLLASLLILPLAIAGCSSETGTPSAPASPVAAVTAPAGQNWTDTVSRTAEGTIVGNPDAPIKLVEYGSRLCPTCGALARESFGPLMNTYVKSGKVSFEYREFLVHGAPDLPPALLGNCTDPAAFFPILDQMYQAQDGFNTKLQATPQPVQAQLQTAKPVEAIRIMAEQMGLIDFAKQRGIPEAKARQCLGDMAQIDRWTKQTQDKSADGTVAGTPTLLINGKKAEAVSWGQLEPLLKAAGA; encoded by the coding sequence ATGAAGTTGCTCGCGTCCCTGCTGATCCTGCCGCTGGCGATCGCCGGCTGTTCCAGCGAAACCGGCACGCCGTCCGCCCCCGCCAGCCCGGTCGCCGCCGTTACCGCGCCCGCCGGCCAGAACTGGACCGACACCGTATCGCGAACCGCCGAGGGCACGATCGTCGGCAATCCCGACGCGCCGATCAAGCTGGTCGAATATGGCTCGCGCCTGTGCCCGACCTGTGGCGCACTGGCACGCGAGAGCTTCGGGCCGCTGATGAACACCTATGTCAAATCGGGCAAGGTGAGCTTCGAGTACCGCGAATTCCTGGTCCATGGTGCGCCCGACCTGCCGCCGGCCCTGCTCGGCAATTGCACCGATCCCGCAGCGTTCTTCCCGATCCTCGACCAGATGTATCAGGCGCAGGACGGCTTCAACACCAAGCTGCAGGCGACGCCGCAGCCGGTGCAGGCGCAGTTGCAGACCGCCAAGCCGGTCGAGGCGATTCGCATCATGGCCGAACAGATGGGGTTGATCGACTTCGCCAAGCAGCGCGGTATTCCGGAGGCGAAGGCGCGCCAATGCCTCGGCGACATGGCGCAGATCGATCGCTGGACCAAGCAGACGCAGGACAAGAGCGCCGACGGCACCGTCGCGGGCACGCCGACGCTGTTGATCAACGGCAAGAAGGCGGAAGCGGTGAGCTGGGGTCAGCTGGAGCCGTTGCTGAAGGCGGCGGGGGCGTAA
- a CDS encoding DsbA family protein: MMRLLAPVPIAFALIAAAPATDWSQVARPTAKGAYVFGNPAAPVKLVEYGSYTCSHCADFANESAPVLKGQMIKAGKVSLEYRHLIRDPADLGAAILARCAGPRGFGAAHAMVFATQATWLPKVAAYQQANPSIDQQPLVKQARLYADAGGLIAAMRARGLTPRQINACFADKAGIDRITAMTSDAPVEVRSTPTFYLDGELQQPMGWSQFEPVLRAKSAK; encoded by the coding sequence ATGATGCGCCTGCTTGCTCCCGTCCCCATCGCGTTCGCCCTGATCGCCGCCGCACCCGCCACCGACTGGAGTCAGGTCGCGCGGCCAACGGCCAAGGGCGCCTATGTCTTCGGCAACCCCGCGGCACCGGTGAAGCTGGTCGAATATGGCAGCTACACCTGTTCGCATTGTGCCGATTTCGCCAACGAGAGCGCGCCGGTGCTGAAGGGGCAGATGATCAAGGCCGGCAAGGTCAGCCTGGAATATCGCCACCTGATCCGCGATCCCGCCGATCTGGGCGCGGCGATCCTCGCGCGCTGCGCGGGGCCGCGCGGCTTCGGCGCGGCGCATGCGATGGTGTTCGCGACCCAAGCGACATGGTTGCCCAAGGTCGCGGCGTATCAGCAGGCCAACCCGTCGATCGACCAGCAACCGCTGGTGAAGCAGGCGCGCCTCTATGCCGATGCCGGCGGACTGATCGCGGCGATGCGCGCACGCGGGCTGACGCCGCGCCAGATCAACGCCTGTTTCGCCGACAAGGCGGGCATCGACCGGATCACGGCGATGACCAGCGACGCACCGGTAGAGGTGCGCAGCACGCCGACCTTTTATCTTGATGGCGAACTCCAGCAGCCGATGGGCTGGAGCCAGTTCGAACCCGTCCTGCGCGCCAAGAGCGCCAAGTAA
- a CDS encoding DciA family protein, which translates to MSKRAGAPTSEAPRQNRARAVSELLPAIHGAAFKRFGFVQSALVTRWPEIVGARWAAASNPESLRFPPGKRADGVLTIVVRGAHAPMMQHIAPEIIERVNRFFGYVAVARLTIRQGEVAKPMPRSAPPSLKPAPAEVGEGLKVIADPELRAVLESLAAGVHATRGLPKVG; encoded by the coding sequence ATGAGCAAGCGCGCCGGCGCCCCCACATCCGAAGCCCCTCGCCAGAATCGCGCCCGCGCGGTCAGCGAATTGCTGCCCGCGATCCATGGCGCCGCATTCAAGCGATTCGGCTTCGTACAGAGTGCGCTGGTCACCCGCTGGCCGGAGATCGTCGGTGCGCGCTGGGCGGCCGCATCCAACCCCGAATCGCTGCGCTTTCCGCCGGGAAAGCGTGCGGACGGCGTCCTGACCATCGTCGTGCGCGGGGCGCATGCGCCGATGATGCAGCATATCGCGCCCGAGATCATCGAGCGGGTCAATCGCTTCTTCGGCTATGTCGCGGTCGCGCGGCTGACGATTCGGCAGGGCGAGGTGGCAAAGCCGATGCCGCGCAGCGCACCGCCGTCGTTGAAGCCCGCCCCGGCCGAAGTCGGAGAGGGACTGAAGGTGATCGCCGATCCCGAATTGCGCGCCGTACTCGAATCGCTCGCCGCCGGCGTCCACGCCACCCGCGGTCTTCCCAAGGTAGGATGA